In the genome of Kazachstania africana CBS 2517 chromosome 6, complete genome, the window GACGACGACATTGGCACCACTGATTTTAAGTGCCTCTTCGACGTCCTCAGGAGACGTTAAATCACCTTCATAACATTCAATATCTTCGGgcttgaaattgaattgcTTTGATAACCTGTCAGGTAATGGCCTCACGTCGAACACACAAATTTTCGGTCTTGGTTCAATGTCGTAAAATTTCTGGATTAGATGTAAACCGAGGAAACCAGCACCACCTATAATCAATACAgaatttatttctttcatcCTTACTCCGTCCCAAGCAGTACTCGCAAATGTAATCCTCTCAAGCTTAGTCTAAAGAagttttcttatataaagacagatatatatatatatatatacaattcGAAACTCCTTTTACTGCACTCACGCAGGAGACATCGGTGTTTTCAATTAACGAAGGTTTACAATCTTATAAACGAGATATTTATCGAGAGGTTTTTTCGTCTTGCTGTAGAAAATTGATCGCTGGACGTCGAAAACCGAAAAAAGTCCCAAAGACGGCTCTATCAGTAAATAAAATGACTTTAAAGCTGTTAGACATTGTGGTATTTATACTTGCGTAAATTTCCATGCATCCCATTCGAAATTGGCATAACATCTGAATTCGTTACTTAGACCATTGGCGTGTTCTGGTAAAAATGTAGTAATGTGAATGTCTGGATAGACGTTGAACATAATTTCGTGCATTCTCTCACCTGTGCAGGAAATTAGACGATGTTTCAACGAAGCATTCTGTGTCTTGGATTTGTCATTAGGGGCCAACAATGTCTTTGCGGTTATAGATGCTGTAAATGTCACGAATTGTTAGTAAGAGATGGCTAAAGATTGGATCAAAAAAAGGGCAATGAACGGTACATACATTTTGTTTGGCAGTCGTCATTTAAGAATGGTGGGTCGATCAAGAGTCTATCAACTTTTCCCTTGATGCTTGATTCGAATTCGGTTGGTTTATTGTAGTCGTAGTAAACAAAATGATCTTTACCGGCCAATAATTCGAATCTGGTGTCGAACtcaaaaagataaatatgTTCAGTAGGTATATCCTCCTTAGGCATCTTTTGAATAGCAGCATACACTGATGGTGCACTGACAACAGCTATGACTGTTTCTGAGTCGGCACCTTCTAATAAAGCCCTAGCTAATGTATCAGCAGTGTTGTCGTTGTACCAAAATTGTGATAACTGCCaatcttctttgaaaagattcatACCTTCTTTTTGCACTTTGTTCTGGAAGTCTTCATCACTCTGCTTGTAAAGTTTCTGGAACTCTTCCTGACGTTGTTGTTCCTCCTGCTTAAATTCTTGTAATGCAGCTAAAGCATTGGCTGATAATGTTCTATGAAAATGCATTAAAAGTTAGTAAAGATACTATCTAtaggaaagaaaaatctatCGTATACTGTGAACATACAATTCAATATCTGAATCTGAGTCTGACATCGTGGGTTTTTCTATCTTATCTAACCTATTCAATGCTCATCTCAAAGCtgtaaatttcaaatttttttcttgaaatttcttctgaaaaagaaaaaataaaacgtCGCAGCTGACAGTAGAAAGGTATGAACATAAAAATATAGTTATATGTTCTGTAGGATGTTGGCATGGTTCATGACACTAgttttggaaatttttggatctCAATTCGAATCGATTGAGTCTTTTCACCGGCTTTTAATTTGCGAAGAAAACTCGATAAACTTGTCTGATTAAACCGGCCAATAATTTACAGGAGTTAAAGCATGAACATTATCTCGCAGTAACTTATTCCAATTGTTTGTGATAAGTCCCTCCTTTCTTGCAATGACTCTAAAATGTACGTTCTTTGGTCGCTTCAGTCCATCACCTTGGATTCTTACAGAAGCAGAATGAGACTTAACTCCAACTTTCACCGGACTATACCATAGTGATAAAGTGCTTGAAAATAGCTGTAACTACACATATCAACTCTGAGTCGATGTGTGACAGTAGGTgttgcaaaaaaatttccaaaaaataatgaaggatGCGAGGTTCGAACTCGCGCGGACACCGTCCAACAGATCTTAAGTCTGCCGCCTTAGACCACTCGGCCAACCCTCCATACGGTTTTATGGTTTCGTTTATTTTGAGAGTACCCCACATTGGACTTTGATACTTTGTCCAAACGATAGCTACCTAATCAAAAAGAGTTGGAAAAATGCCAGTAAGCCCGAAGCATTTAAACTATCGTTTAGGCACCGTTTTTATAATCTGCTCTCCCTGTTGTACTTCATAAACCTATAGACGATCGTATATAAGTAGCAAAAGTTAGAATAGTTAGCGAGTTATGGCCAGAATTATCGTAAATTGAAACTTTCAGAAGTAAAGAGGGGCAACACTGAATATAGAtctattaataatattcttcCGTCAGGAATAGATACtataaaataattgtttAGAATGAGGAAGGCTATCAAGTTTAGGGAACATTGGGCTATTATCTCTTATTAGGAGctaaaatataaattttaaaaaacaaaagataCAATACTACAAAATTAACCATTAAGAGCATGATAGTTCACCAAATATACTATATAATATCCTTAACATCGAGAGTATCAcaatatattcaagatCTCACCAAAATTCACGCGATGAGTTTTAATTTTAGGCGTGATGATAATCAGATAACCTAAATAtctagaagaaaaatgctTTGCAGAATAACAGCGGGAACAATAATATACATCTGGAAATGATAACTTTCACGTATTAGCATAACATACCAGTATTTCTTACATTGCTTATAAAGATACCTTGGGACTTATAAAGGTAGTTCTAGCGAAAAGTTTAATGACAAGCcctgaaaaaaaaaactcaTAAGAACGCTTCGAGCTCCATCCTCAAACATATAAGCAACATTTGGCTGTTTGTAATGGAAAAGGAAGTTTCAGTAGCACATATCCAACATGATTTTGTAGATTGTATTCGTGATAAATATCAGGGAAATGAAGGTACCGAAAACGATGccttttttattaatgtCGACCAAAGCTTAGATAAGGTGGAGGAATATAGAGTGAAAGTTCTAAAGGAAAAGGACGTATTtagtattgaaaatggGAATACTTttgagaaattgaattctgCTGTGTATCAAGCTAATTTGGACaacaaaaaatacaaatttcaAACTATTAGGCATGACCatacaattgaaaagacaaGTGTTAATTGGACCTCAGTGGACGTGTTTCAAGGACAAAAGACATTGTATTGCCTGGGTGACTCTAATGGTAATATAGCTGTTTACAACGCTAAATATGAAACTGTTAGGGAGATAGAGGATGCACATGCAAGCGATATAACCTCATTAAAGTTCTTTCCTAGTGGTGAGGTACTTTTATCAGCATCCACTGATATGCAACTAAAATTGTGGTCTATTATGGATGGTTCGAGTCCAAGAACCTTTGTTGGCCACAAATCGAAAGTAACAGGAACTGCTATGATAGAGCGAGGAAGAAACTTTCTCTCTTCCTCACATGATGGTACTATCCGCCTATGGGAATGTGGTTCTGGCCTCAATTTGCATTCTTTCAAGAGAAAGGAAAACCCAAATGATGGTGTAAATACAATACAACTAATGTCGCATGTAAATAATGTTCATGAAAGTGAATCCGCTAATGACCTAGAATTCGGTACTACTGGAAAACAGATCTTAGGTGGGCACGTATCAGGTGTAATCACTTTACATGATGTCTTTTCAAAACGACAAGTGCTCCAAATTCCGAGTGCCTTTATGTCTTCATGCAGTTCCTTAACGATAAATTCCTCTGACAATAACTACGTGTATGGCGGCTATGAAAATGGTGCATTAGCTTTATGGGATTTAAGAAACCCTCTAAAGCCTGTCGACGTTGCATACATAAACAAGGGCATACCAGTAAATTATACTTATTACTTTAATGGCTCGTTGTATGTTTCTTCAGGTGTCGACACAAGCATGAAATTCGAAACAGATCCTTCCActaaattcattaatacCAATTCGCCTACGTTCCTCGTCTCTGAAGATCACGAAATAGCGCAATATACAGGCATTTCTTCTAGTAATGGAGTCGTTGCAGTAGGCAATTGGGGATTTTGCGCAGAATATTCTAATTAGCGATGGAAGAATAACCACTTTCTACAACATATGAAAAGCGTTCAAATAAGCCTATATATACCtccttatatatattagATTGAATAGATACAATTCGCAAGCTGAAGGTTATTCATCCCTTAGTGAGTTATTAGACTGAAAACGTGTTTCCGGgttattattctttttaatattaagtatgtaatgaaaaatccaGATCTACAATGGATACTACGTAAATTAGTGAGGTTGAAAGGGCCAAACTAAACCAATTTACTCCCATTGTAAGATGACTGAGGCTTCGAAAGATCAAATATCTAATGACGATCCCCTCCTGAATATGTTTTTCGATGACGGCTTTGTCCCTCAGGCCTTCGTGGATATTCTATTGACCAATAGTAACTCTGAGGACACGACACAAGTACAATCAACGGCATCATCGTTACTGACCAGATTGGATTTCTACACTAAAAATCTAACTGCTGAATTGGAAAGTACTATCTTTAACCTAGAAAAGCTTTCAGAGGCTTTGCCGGGTACGTGGGTCAATCCTGCATTAAATACAGATGACACTAATGATGATCAACCGATGGGCACATCAAAACTAGAGTACTACATAGATACTCTGGGAAGTGCAGTAAGAGCTCTAGAGTTAGATGTTGCTAAGGTTGAGACACAATTAGGGGAACTGAAGTCCCATTATACAAACAGTGAAAATATCAAGGTAAGGTTAAACAAACTGCATATCGTTAAGAAAAGACTTAATATCGTTTTACAGTACttcataaaattgaagaatatttCCAACATTACAGATTCCACGAAAAGATCTGATTCAAATAGTAATCTAACATCAATATCagattttaaaatttcacttCAGACACTTGAGGAAACTATTGATCAATCATTATTAGACCTTCTGGAAAATGAAACGGtagagaaaaaagagaaagatttACTACTTAAGGTACGGGATTTTTGTGAattaacaattttattcaaaggTTTAGGTGAATTCTATGAAGCGTATTCTGAATTTGCTTTGAACATTCAAAACAAAGCAAATGATTACATGAGTAGGAAAAATGTGGAGAATGCGTTCAGTATATAACAAAAGTATatgaatataaaataataattaaGTTCCAATATTACATAAATATCTTTACAACGAAACagataatattaaaatattaacAACTCATGGAAAATAGTGtatttaaaaaaatgcGCTTGATGACTCGGTACTCTCGTCATCATTAAGTAAGGCCTCTTCATCAGCAGACTTGCTTTTATCAATTCTACCTctaatgaattcaaatgtGAGAATGTATTTACATTTATTGAATGCCTTGGATGGAAAGAATTTCAATGCCAACTCATCTGGACATATTCTTATTATGACACCAACAGGTAATGATAACATACCACACAAAATGGCTGTTTCCCACATAGCTTTTGTTTGAGGTGCGATGGAAAATGGAGCGCCGCCAAAGAACATGATCAAAACTTGGAAGCAACCGATAATTGCCATGATAACTAGGAAGTAATAGTTTCTGAAAAGATCTtggaaaaaattcaaattaacTTGCGAAATTCTATCCTTCCAATTTGTGATTTCATCACACTCAtctaattttcttgaaaccaATAACGTGAAGAATTGTAACCAAACAAATGTGTTGAATGTCATGGCATTAAGTTGCTGTTGTTCATGTCcagttatttttttcttgtgtGGGAAAAATAGAGCTTGTCCATGGAAATGTAAAACGAATGTAACAATCAGCTGCAATGTAGACTGTCCAAGAATCATTTTCCAAGTTGAAGCCGCAATCAATGGTGTGGAACGACCTTTTGGTTTTCTATTCATGATATTTGGATCTGGTTTATCAGTTGCTAATGCTAAAGCGGCTAAAGTGTCCATGATTAAATTAACCCACAATAATTGAACTGCAGTCAATACTGAGGATTCGTCTTCAGAAGCAACAGCGGAAACAAAAGTCAGAATAACTGCTGTAACATTAACGATTAactgaaattgaatgaattttttgattgaaattgaaacaCACCTACCCCATTTTATAGCGTTGACAATGGCAGAAAAATCATCTGTCATTAAAACAATATCAGAAGCCTCTCTTGCGACTTCAGTACCAGATATACCCATGGAAAAACCCACATCGGCTAACTTCAAGGCAGGAGCATCGTTAGTACCATCTCCGGTTACTGCGACAACTTCTCccattcttttcaaagtttccACCAACAATCTTTTATCTTCAGGAGAAGATCTAGCCATTACTCTTAGGTTTGGTAGAACTCTTAATCTTTCCTCTTTGGTTAGTGTTCTGAACTTGGGTCcttcaattgaatattcTGGATCCTGAAAAGTTTCGGTAGTTAAAATATTACAGTTTCTGGCGATTGCTCTTGCTGTTAATAGATTATCACCGGTGATCATTCTCACTGTTACACCAGCATTTTGACATTGTTTAACCGAGTCTTTAACTTGTGGACGTAGTGGATCTTGAATACCAACGATACCATCTAAAACTAAATCACTTCTATCATATTTGGATATTAAACCTGgtgaaacaaaatttggGTTGTCAGTATCCTTTAAGTCAGCTGGTGGCCATTCAGTAACGTTATCAAAATTCATATGAGCCAAGGAAATTGCTCTTAAAGCTCCGACagccaatttttcaatttcttgattgatttcattCCTATCAATCTCaatcaattcatcattatttgaattcttttgatatttaCAGTTATTAGAAACAATTTCTGCGGCACCTTTAACGTACAATTTATAGTTATCACAATCCTTATATTTTACTATTATTCCACtccattttcttgaacTTTCAAAAGGTATAATCTGtactatttcttcaatgttaaaattttctactGTGTTATCACGTAAATTTTGCAAAGTACcgaatttcaaattcatgGATTTCCTAGCTAATCTTAAAAGGGCAGTTTCAGTTTTTGATCCAATGTAAGGTTCTTGTCTTCCCTCTGAGATTTTGGTGAGcaaatcttcttcactaCTACCATTGTTAGCGTCAGTATCATCGCGATCAATAGCATTTTCTGGAGTGTATtcactattttcaaaagctgTTGAATTGAGGATGACATTTGTATATACGTCACTTATTAGAGATTCTGATGTGTTTTGAAACAACTCTTTAGAATCTGATTCTGTTGGTTCAGAATCGTCAAAGTGAGTATTACCGAAAAGACCTTTCACTACAGTCATTACATTTTCTGTCAAAGTACCCGTCTTATCTGAACAAACAGCTGTAGCAGAACCCATTGTTTCACAAGCTCTGAGTACTCTCACAAGGTTACCATCTTTGGTCATTCTTGTAGTTGCAAAAGCTAATGCTAAAGTGACAGCCAATGGTAGACCTTCAGGAACAGCAACGACTATAATTGTGATTGCAGTGATGAAAATGTTCATGAATTTGTTACCCCTTTGAGCTGGATCCAAATGATGGAATCTACCGTGTGGTGATAGAACGTAGAATAAAAATCTTATGAAAAGcactaaaaataaaaagagcGCAGCTATACAGCCGTAGACGGAAATACTGTCGGCTAACTGACTTAGACGTTCTTGTAATGGTGTTGATTCAGGTTCCACATTTAATGACATCATAGTTTTCCCGTGAATTGAGTTTTCACCGACGGAAGTCACAATAGCTTTACCTAAACCTGATAATAACTTAGATCCTGATATGAGCATACAATCTGGGAATTTATCACCGTTTGAATCAACAGAGCCTATATCAATGGATTTATCATTATGGTTTATTTTCAAGACATGAGACaatggaaattttttaatggTTTCAGTTTCACCAGTTATTGTAGATTCATCAACTTCACAAGTACCTGATACTAATATAGAATCGGCCGGTACAACGTCACCGGTTTGTAAATTGACTAAGTCACCTACTAACAGATCATATATGGAGACTAAcaattctttattatctCTAATGACAATAATTTTCCtattttccttcttttcatttaatttaaCGAATTGTAATTCCTTTTGATAATCATTAGCGGCACCTACGACAACAACGACTACAACGGCTAGCATGATTGCAATACCTTCTACCCAATCTACTTTCTTAATCTTGTTACCTTCAGGGTCGAAGGCTGGTGGTTGAAACAGTAATTCGTACATTCCCAAAGCGAATGAAACGATAGCTGCACCCGTTAATAGAAGCATTGTCTTATCATTGAAAGCTTCCCATATGAGTTGATAGAAAGTCTTTGGTACACGTTTTGGTATCCTattatctttatattttgaatagcGATTTGATTGATGGTAATCAGTTAATTGATGTATACCATTTGTTTTGTGAGTATTAAGATATTTATATAGATTTGACTCATTATCATGGAAAAGAGTAGCAAATGCATGAATAGATTTTGGATTATGCAGACTGGAGAGTTGGTCTACAGAGAGAGGATAATCGTAATGATCTTGGGACATATGAGAGGGTAGGTATAAAAAATAActatattcttcttcttttttcgAGTATTAAATTCTTTCGTTAGATAATGTACATGAAAGAGATTACTGTGAAGAGAATATCAGTAAAGGAAGTACGGAGGGTTCCTTTGATTCAGTTCAGTTGATTAATctgatgaaatcaaatcaatttaaCTAAATTAAGTAATTCGGAcctgtatatatatatatataacatatATTACATACAATTTCATGTAGATAGTTTTGCAGAGGGGTCCTTCTTCCACTTTAATTCTATAGCACTCAgcctcttttttttttcacagTATCTTCCCATTGCAATGTAGGCTAGTTTTTCAGATTTGCTCGACAAATTTCCCTGATTCCATTTCCGGCTCTTCCAGTCCAATTCTAGAATTCTTGGTGAGGGAAGGAGGcgggggggggggggggtGGTGGTCGGTAAAAGCCGGGTGGTAAAAAAAAGGCAAAGGAaactatcaaaatatatggGTACCCACATACACGTGGTTTTCACGTGAGACTGCggcaaaataaaataaatggCTAATTCGTTGTCACAAGGGGAgtggcaaaaaaaaaaaagaaaactcaTTCTGTCGTTCACTCCGGTGCGACGTTCGTTCATAATGCTATGCAAACTCATCACTTTGCAAAATCGAGCAGTGCGAATACCGAATCGGGAAACATCCGCGTAATTGGAACCAGAACCCTCCCAGTTACTCTCTGAGTCCCACGC includes:
- the EFM5 gene encoding protein-lysine N-methyltransferase (similar to Saccharomyces cerevisiae YGR001C; ancestral locus Anc_4.127); this translates as MSDSDSDIELTLSANALAALQEFKQEEQQRQEEFQKLYKQSDEDFQNKVQKEGMNLFKEDWQLSQFWYNDNTADTLARALLEGADSETVIAVVSAPSVYAAIQKMPKEDIPTEHIYLFEFDTRFELLAGKDHFVYYDYNKPTEFESSIKGKVDRLLIDPPFLNDDCQTKSSITAKTLLAPNDKSKTQNASLKHRLISCTGERMHEIMFNVYPDIHITTFLPEHANGLSNEFRCYANFEWDAWKFTQV
- the RPN14 gene encoding Rpn14p (similar to Saccharomyces cerevisiae RPN14 (YGL004C); ancestral locus Anc_4.119) produces the protein MEKEVSVAHIQHDFVDCIRDKYQGNEGTENDAFFINVDQSLDKVEEYRVKVLKEKDVFSIENGNTFEKLNSAVYQANLDNKKYKFQTIRHDHTIEKTSVNWTSVDVFQGQKTLYCLGDSNGNIAVYNAKYETVREIEDAHASDITSLKFFPSGEVLLSASTDMQLKLWSIMDGSSPRTFVGHKSKVTGTAMIERGRNFLSSSHDGTIRLWECGSGLNLHSFKRKENPNDGVNTIQLMSHVNNVHESESANDLEFGTTGKQILGGHVSGVITLHDVFSKRQVLQIPSAFMSSCSSLTINSSDNNYVYGGYENGALALWDLRNPLKPVDVAYINKGIPVNYTYYFNGSLYVSSGVDTSMKFETDPSTKFINTNSPTFLVSEDHEIAQYTGISSSNGVVAVGNWGFCAEYSN
- the COG7 gene encoding Golgi transport complex subunit COG7 (similar to Saccharomyces cerevisiae COG7 (YGL005C); ancestral locus Anc_4.118), giving the protein MTEASKDQISNDDPLLNMFFDDGFVPQAFVDILLTNSNSEDTTQVQSTASSLLTRLDFYTKNLTAELESTIFNLEKLSEALPGTWVNPALNTDDTNDDQPMGTSKLEYYIDTLGSAVRALELDVAKVETQLGELKSHYTNSENIKVRLNKLHIVKKRLNIVLQYFIKLKNISNITDSTKRSDSNSNLTSISDFKISLQTLEETIDQSLLDLLENETVEKKEKDLLLKVRDFCELTILFKGLGEFYEAYSEFALNIQNKANDYMSRKNVENAFSI
- the PMC1 gene encoding calcium-transporting ATPase PMC1 (similar to Saccharomyces cerevisiae PMC1 (YGL006W); ancestral locus Anc_4.117), whose amino-acid sequence is MSQDHYDYPLSVDQLSSLHNPKSIHAFATLFHDNESNLYKYLNTHKTNGIHQLTDYHQSNRYSKYKDNRIPKRVPKTFYQLIWEAFNDKTMLLLTGAAIVSFALGMYELLFQPPAFDPEGNKIKKVDWVEGIAIMLAVVVVVVVGAANDYQKELQFVKLNEKKENRKIIVIRDNKELLVSIYDLLVGDLVNLQTGDVVPADSILVSGTCEVDESTITGETETIKKFPLSHVLKINHNDKSIDIGSVDSNGDKFPDCMLISGSKLLSGLGKAIVTSVGENSIHGKTMMSLNVEPESTPLQERLSQLADSISVYGCIAALFLFLVLFIRFLFYVLSPHGRFHHLDPAQRGNKFMNIFITAITIIVVAVPEGLPLAVTLALAFATTRMTKDGNLVRVLRACETMGSATAVCSDKTGTLTENVMTVVKGLFGNTHFDDSEPTESDSKELFQNTSESLISDVYTNVILNSTAFENSEYTPENAIDRDDTDANNGSSEEDLLTKISEGRQEPYIGSKTETALLRLARKSMNLKFGTLQNLRDNTVENFNIEEIVQIIPFESSRKWSGIIVKYKDCDNYKLYVKGAAEIVSNNCKYQKNSNNDELIEIDRNEINQEIEKLAVGALRAISLAHMNFDNVTEWPPADLKDTDNPNFVSPGLISKYDRSDLVLDGIVGIQDPLRPQVKDSVKQCQNAGVTVRMITGDNLLTARAIARNCNILTTETFQDPEYSIEGPKFRTLTKEERLRVLPNLRVMARSSPEDKRLLVETLKRMGEVVAVTGDGTNDAPALKLADVGFSMGISGTEVAREASDIVLMTDDFSAIVNAIKWGRCVSISIKKFIQFQLIVNVTAVILTFVSAVASEDESSVLTAVQLLWVNLIMDTLAALALATDKPDPNIMNRKPKGRSTPLIAASTWKMILGQSTLQLIVTFVLHFHGQALFFPHKKKITGHEQQQLNAMTFNTFVWLQFFTLLVSRKLDECDEITNWKDRISQVNLNFFQDLFRNYYFLVIMAIIGCFQVLIMFFGGAPFSIAPQTKAMWETAILCGMLSLPVGVIIRICPDELALKFFPSKAFNKCKYILTFEFIRGRIDKSKSADEEALLNDDESTESSSAFF